From the genome of Nicotiana sylvestris chromosome 1, ASM39365v2, whole genome shotgun sequence:
CCCCCACCCGATAATTATACCGTCGCTCTCCATAAAGCCCTCATGTTCTTCAATGCCCAGAAATGTGAGTCATcttttttatatttgttttttttgggGGTAAACTCTTCCAAATGTGTGCTTAAAAATGTCATTGTTATCTCATTGCATATTGGATCTTATTGTCTGGATTTGGCTTTTGATTGACTAATAGGTGGAAATGATATGTGTTATTGATGCATGCCTTAGTCCTCTGAAATAATCTTCTTGTTTTGTTTGCTTTAGTTTGGAAATATTTATTACTGAattattttccccaaattttGGGTTGATTAAGATGATCAAGGTCattttatgaagaaaaaaaatattatctTTCCACTTATTTTTATATGGTCTGTGGAATGGCTCTACGTGCTAATAAACAAAGGCCTTTGACTTAAGATTGGAAGATTACTGCATTAGTTGCTGTTTGTGATTTGAGATGCAAAAATATAATTTTGACTTAACTGATTTAACATTAGACTCTTATGGATTTTAGTGGTTCATTTTTTTAACCTAGTGTTTGAATGCTGTATCTCGGTCGTTTTTGGTGGTTATAGCTCAATTCTTTTGCTAATCCTCTGTTGGTATTTACAGCTGGAAAATTGCCCAAACACAACAATGTGTCATGGAGGGGAAATTCATGTTTGAAAGATGGCAAGTCAGATGATTCAACTATGTTCAAAAATTTGGTTGGGGGATATTATGATGCAGGAGATGCAATCAAGTTTAATTTTCCTCAGTCGTTTGCTCTCACCATGTTAAGTTGGAGTGTGATCGAGTATAGTGCAAAATATGAAGCTGCTGGTGAGCTCACTCATGTTAAAGATATTATTAAGTGGGGTACCGATTATCTCCTGAAGACCTTCAATTCCTCTGCTGATACCATAGACCGCATTGCTGCGCAGGTAACTATCATTTATTTTGCATTGTGTAAATGTGTAGATTACAATTTTCTCAACTAGAGAGTTAAAGTTTCTTCTATCATCAGTAATTAGCATTCAACTGGAACACGTTATCACTGCCTTGTTCGTTTGAGTCAGAATCATGATTATAACCATTATACTTCTCACACTTGTGACAACTGTAATCTCTTGGGTGTTTTTTTAACTTTCACCAATTCTCATTCTGGTTGCTTTTTGTAAATCAGCATCAATGACTGCCTGAGATTTTATTTTCACAGTGTTTGAGATCAATAATGAACTTACTTAGACTACTCGATCTCATTGGACGAATTCTGTTATATTTGTATAGGTTGGAAAAGGGGATACTTCCGGAGGGAGTACTGATCCCAATGATCACTATTGTTGGGTGCGTCCAGAAGATATTGATTACGATCGGCCCGTGACTGAATGTCACGGCTGCTCGGACCTTGCTGCAGAGATGGCTGCTGCTCTGGCTTCTGCCTCCATTGTTTTTAAGGACAATAAGGCTTATTCACAAAAACTTGCACATGGTGCTAAAACACTCTTCAAATTTTCTAGAGACCAGCGTGGTAGATACAGTGTCGGCAATGAAGCTGAAACCTTCTACAATTCTACTGGTTACTGGGATGAGTTTATATGGGGTGCAGCTTGGCTGTACTATGCTACTGGAAATTCTTCATATCTTCAGCTTGCTACCACTCCTGGTCTCGCCAAACATGCTGGTGCTTTTTGGGGAGGCCCTGATTATGGTGTGCTCAGCTGGGATAACAAGCTCACTGGAGCTCAAGTAAGTCAACATCGCCTCTTGTAttcttgaattatcttctaatatTCTTTTCCAGTTATTGTTATTGAGACTTGTAAACTAGGAGGTTTTATTTCTTAGAGGGTTCAATATTTTGCTGAAATGCTGCTTTTCATTTTCTCTTCAGGTGCTACTGAGCCGCATGAGACTGTTTTTGAGTCCCGGATATCCTTATGAAGAAATTTTAAAGACATTTCACAACCAGACGAGCATAATCATGTGCTCCTACTTGCCAATCTTCACTTCTTTTAACCGCACAAAAGGTAACCATGCTTTATCTGTTTTGCATGTAAAGTTTTTGTAATTTGATGTTCTTATTCTGAAACAAATCTTTTGGGCAATTCCAGGTGGGTTAATCCAGTTAAACCATGGAAGGCCTCAACCTCTTCAGTATGTAGTCAATGCAGCTTTCCTGGCTACCTTGTTTAGTGACTACCTTGAAGCTGCTGACACTCCTGGATGGTACTGTGGACCCAATTTCTACTCCACTGCTGTCCTGCGTCGATTCGCTGAGACCCAGGTAAATGAAACTCTGCTAATTTAAGTTAGTAAGAGTCTCCTTTCTTACTCTCGGGTTTCTCTTCTACTCTATCTTGTCAATGGTTGTGGTGCATGCTATTCCATAATCAACTTGATTTCTCTCTGCACCATGTGCTGAGGATGAGTGGACTAGATTGGCCTCATATATGGTGTAGGGACAGTTAATGATTGATAGTTAAGTGCTAGAGTGTGTAGATAACGAGGGACACAGTATAAGCATGTTCTGTTGTAAGGTGTAAACCATTTCTGGGGTTAACTTGGTTGTTTCTTCGACTTTGTAGATTGACTACATCCTTGGCAAGAATCCCAGGAAAATGAGTTATGTTGTTGGCTTTGGCAATCACTACCCTAAGCGCGTTCACCACAGAGGGGCGTCAATTCCTAAAAACAAGGTCAAGTATAACTGTAAAGGAGGATGGAAATGGAGGGATTCATCTAAGGCTAATCCGAATATTATTGTTGGAGCCATGGTTGCTGGACCAGACAAGCATGACGGTTTCCACGATGTCCGTAGTAATTACAATTATACAGAGCCTACTCTTGCTGGAAACGCTGGTTTAGTTGCAGCTCTCGTGGCTCTATCTGGAGATAGAGACATCGGAGTTGATAAGAACACGATATTCTCTGCAGTACCACCGATGTTCCCAACTCCACCTCCTCCACCAGCTCCTTGGAAACCATAATTCTTTTGATCTTTAAACATCGTCAGTACCTCTGTCTTGTGTGACTATAGGTTCCTTATTTTTGATACTGTGATTGATATTGGAGTCTGACCCCATGAATTTTGAAGTTAGATGAAAACAGGAATATGCACCTTGAACATATAAGCTTGGGCATGAATAGGACTAGCAACTGAATCTCTTGAAGAAATGCCCAATGGCATGTCTGTTTACTTGGAACGTATCAATATAtggtatgtatgtatgtgtatgtatgtatgtatgtatgtgacCAAACTAATAACGTATTCTTTGAACACTAGAATCTCACTTACTGGTTCTCATTACCTATTCTCCACTTTACATatggaattttttttttacaagtaggcaaaatattttattaatttaaaacaaTGAGATGTTGCTGGACTTGTATAAAAGGTCAGTCTGAACTACAAAGCTTCTATATCTTGTAAAGATCTAAGTAAATTCTAAAATATTTTGGGGAAATGACATTGTATAATCGCTttaaaataatagtcgaaaaaatgtagattatatatatatatatatatatatatatattttcgtATGAAAGGGGAGCCTTGCCTTGGCGTAAGTGATATCATGTGATCAGGAGGTTATGGGTTCAAGCCGTAGAAACAGTCTTTTGCAGAAATACAAGGTAAGACTGCGTGcaatagactcttgtggtccgaTCTTCCCCGAACCCCGCACATAGTGGGAGCTTAGTACATCGGGttgcccttttttttttttttaatatatacatttatgtattatatatatatatatatataaat
Proteins encoded in this window:
- the LOC104221504 gene encoding endoglucanase 25-like, which translates into the protein MSMYGRDPWGGPLEIHATDSATDDDRSRNLGDFDRAALSRNLDETQQSWLLGPTEQKKKKYVDLGCIIVSRKIFKWTVGSILAAALLAGFITMIVKLAPRHKHHNPPPDNYTVALHKALMFFNAQKSGKLPKHNNVSWRGNSCLKDGKSDDSTMFKNLVGGYYDAGDAIKFNFPQSFALTMLSWSVIEYSAKYEAAGELTHVKDIIKWGTDYLLKTFNSSADTIDRIAAQVGKGDTSGGSTDPNDHYCWVRPEDIDYDRPVTECHGCSDLAAEMAAALASASIVFKDNKAYSQKLAHGAKTLFKFSRDQRGRYSVGNEAETFYNSTGYWDEFIWGAAWLYYATGNSSYLQLATTPGLAKHAGAFWGGPDYGVLSWDNKLTGAQVLLSRMRLFLSPGYPYEEILKTFHNQTSIIMCSYLPIFTSFNRTKGGLIQLNHGRPQPLQYVVNAAFLATLFSDYLEAADTPGWYCGPNFYSTAVLRRFAETQIDYILGKNPRKMSYVVGFGNHYPKRVHHRGASIPKNKVKYNCKGGWKWRDSSKANPNIIVGAMVAGPDKHDGFHDVRSNYNYTEPTLAGNAGLVAALVALSGDRDIGVDKNTIFSAVPPMFPTPPPPPAPWKP